The DNA sequence tatttgatcccctgctgatttttacatttgcccactgacaaagaaattatcagtctataattttaatggtaggtttatctACCATTAACCCTAATCCAGAAAAACgcttgtcaaaaatgttataaattgatttgcattttaatgagggaaataagtatttgacccctctgcaaaacatgacttagtacttggtggcaaaacccttgttggcaatcacagaggtcagatgtttcttgtagttggccaccaggttagcacacatctcaggagggattttgtcccactcctctttgcagatcttctccaagtcattaaagttgcgaggctgacgtttggcaactcgaactttcagctccctccacagattttctatgggattaaggtctggagactgggtaggccactccaggaccttaatgtgcttcttcttgaggcgctcctttgttgccttggccgtgtgttttgggtcattgtcatgctggaatacccatccacgacccattttcaatgccctggctgagggaaggaggttctcgcccaagatttgacggtacatggccccgtccatcatccctttgatgcggtgaagttgtcctgtccgcttagcagaaaaacacccctaaagcatgtttccacctccatgtttgacggtggggatgttgttgttggggtcataggcagcattcctcctcctccaaacatggTGAGTTGAGTTGATGGCAAAGAGCTCcatttggtctcatctgaccgtAACACTATCActcagttgtcctctgaatcattcagatgttcattggcaaacttcagacgggcatgtatatgtgctttcttgagcagggggaccttacgggccctgcaggatttcagtccttcacggcgtagtgtgttaccaattgttttcttggtgactatggtcccagctgccttgagatcattgacaagatcctcccgtgtagttctgggctgattcctcaccgttcccatgatcattgcaactccacgaggtgagatcttgcatggagccccagaccgagggagattgacagttcttttgtgtttcttctatttgcgaataatcgcaccacctgttttcaccttctcaccaagctgcttggcgatggtcttgtagcccatacCACCCTTaggtaggtctacaatcttgtccctgacatccttggaaagctctttggtcttgtccttggtggagagtttggaatctgattgattgattgcttctgtggacaggtgtcttttatacaggtaacaaactgagattaggagcactccctttaagagtgtgctcctaatctcagctcgttacctgtataaaagacacctgggagccagaaatctttctgattgagagggggtcaaatacttatttccctcattaaaatgcaaatcaatttataacattttttacatgcttttttctggatttttttgttgttattctgtctttcACCGTTCAAACAaatctaccattaaaattatagacggatcatttctttgtcagtgggcaaatgtacaaaatcagcaggggatcaaataccccccccccactgTATGTCCTCTACAAAACACAGATGTATAAAGTAGTCTAATGgtccactacacagctgattcaaataatcaaagcttgatggtgagttggtcatttgaatcagctgtgtagtgctagggcaaaaacaaaacgtgcacccaggggggccCCAGGACTGGGTTTGGGAAACcccattatcaaatcaaattttattggtcacatacaagtgtttagcagatgttattgcgggtgtagtgaaatgcttgtgaaaAAAATAGTATGCATTTTAGGCCATGGCTACGATAAAGCGTCATTGCCCCATCTAGTGGTTTAAAAACACACAAGGAAGTCCCAAAATGTTAAGTGTGCTGTTCAGGGTATTCTCTTTCACCACCGACTCACTTTCTCTGTCGAACCAGTAGCAATTGAGCCTGTGGAAGAGGTTATGTTTAGGGAAATTTTAGATGTTTTAGTGCAGCATATAGTCTCTCCCCAGGACATTCAGTGTCCCCCAAGTCTCTATGCCCAAGCAGGGTAAATCCAGGGTGCAAATGCCCCTGGGAAACCCCACACTGCAGGAGCTGTTTAACAGATGACAGGGCTGCTGGACTGGGGCTCTCATCTGAAACAGAGAAGCGGAACCCATTGGCACCAATGCCTTACACACTGTAATGACTTGGAGATGAAAAGTCCAATATTGTGTTTCTTACTGTTGAAGTTGCCCATGAAGGCAATGCCCAAAGAGTCATGGTTATTGTCCTTGGTATGTGCACCCACAACACCCCAGCCTCGGCCCTCATACACTGT is a window from the Oncorhynchus tshawytscha isolate Ot180627B linkage group LG14, Otsh_v2.0, whole genome shotgun sequence genome containing:
- the LOC112267602 gene encoding peptidoglycan recognition protein 1 isoform X1, which encodes MDLRVTVEVVTREQWGAVAPRCRETLKCPAQRVVIHHTALLHCRGIRECMDQLIHIQTMHMQDRNFDDIGYNFLIGGDCTVYEGRGWGVVGAHTKDNNHDSLGIAFMGNFNNESPSPAALSSVKQLLQCGVSQGHLHPGFTLLGHRDLGDTECPGERLYAALKHLKFP
- the LOC112267602 gene encoding peptidoglycan recognition protein 1 isoform X2, which gives rise to MDLRVTEVVTREQWGAVAPRCRETLKCPAQRVVIHHTALLHCRGIRECMDQLIHIQTMHMQDRNFDDIGYNFLIGGDCTVYEGRGWGVVGAHTKDNNHDSLGIAFMGNFNNESPSPAALSSVKQLLQCGVSQGHLHPGFTLLGHRDLGDTECPGERLYAALKHLKFP